A part of Candidatus Melainabacteria bacterium genomic DNA contains:
- a CDS encoding MaoC family dehydratase N-terminal domain-containing protein — protein sequence MPVDTKFIGREYKPVTYVVGEEKIKEYALAVGDLNPLYLDSDFAKKSRYGCVIAPPMFVVVFAKEVLVNLFSDGKLKLDMLRLVHGEQEFNFHKIVKVNDIIKTNSKIKNIHQKNNNDFIELETKSFNQKDELVVEGLWTFIVRG from the coding sequence ATGCCAGTTGATACAAAATTTATTGGAAGGGAATACAAGCCAGTTACTTATGTAGTTGGTGAAGAAAAAATAAAAGAATATGCTCTTGCTGTTGGTGACTTAAATCCTTTATATTTAGATTCTGATTTTGCAAAAAAGTCTAGATATGGCTGTGTTATTGCTCCTCCAATGTTTGTAGTTGTATTTGCCAAGGAAGTACTTGTAAATCTTTTTAGTGATGGTAAGTTAAAGCTTGATATGCTTAGGCTTGTTCATGGAGAACAAGAATTCAACTTTCATAAAATTGTTAAAGTAAATGATATTATAAAAACAAATTCAAAAATTAAAAATATACATCAAAAAAATAATAATGACTTTATAGAATTAGAAACAAAATCTTTTAATCAAAAGGATGAATTAGTTGTTGAAGGACTTTGGACATTTATTGTTCGTGGCTAG
- the rsmD gene encoding 16S rRNA (guanine(966)-N(2))-methyltransferase RsmD, whose translation MYILGGKLKGRKLANYKTRSIRPAMALVRKSIFDTISNHIQGAKVLDLFSGSGVLGIESLSRGAKELTLIDSNKDAIRLINKNLEICNLEAKVIFGELPKILHKKQILAQEFDLIFIDPPYGSCNVIENILEIITSNKILAKSGLISIESETKSKFLIPHPLKIYREKKFGSTRVYLLYAS comes from the coding sequence ATGTACATTTTAGGCGGAAAACTAAAAGGAAGAAAACTTGCAAACTATAAAACAAGATCAATAAGGCCAGCAATGGCTCTTGTAAGAAAATCAATTTTTGACACAATTAGTAATCACATACAAGGAGCAAAAGTTCTAGATTTGTTTAGTGGTAGTGGTGTGCTTGGAATTGAATCACTAAGCAGAGGAGCAAAAGAACTAACTTTGATTGATTCTAATAAAGATGCTATTAGACTAATAAATAAAAATCTTGAAATTTGTAACTTAGAAGCAAAAGTTATATTTGGGGAATTACCAAAGATATTACATAAAAAACAGATATTAGCTCAAGAGTTTGATTTGATTTTTATTGATCCTCCTTATGGTTCTTGTAATGTGATTGAAAACATTCTTGAAATTATTACCTCAAATAAGATCCTTGCAAAAAGCGGACTTATTTCAATTGAGTCTGAAACAAAAAGTAAATTTTTAATTCCACATCCACTGAAGATTTACAGAGAAAAAAAATTTGGAAGTACTAGAGTATACTTGTTATATGCCAGTTGA